One genomic segment of Diceros bicornis minor isolate mBicDic1 chromosome 13, mDicBic1.mat.cur, whole genome shotgun sequence includes these proteins:
- the TMEM82 gene encoding transmembrane protein 82 produces the protein MFSLPSLSSWLPGLPSLEWGSGLLDSFLQGLIGACGVSVLNSLLKVYFFVGCANIPERQPEKERLRAQWALLQTVHLAGLALILTVVGARVAALVVLEFSLRAVSTLLSLDKGSQVTKRLQLYLLCQYSLGCGLTCGLSFLQEGAPHRTLNLLLGLGLAALLSTGARRLRRHVCRLYELHSSQHYCGVCLSLLAGAHGLPPLLGRALAVAFAVGDLAAVALINRDFLTTSEAVRFWTPLTICYTLLVIYMQEEQRQRPGLQSLVQTVLVRMGGLFVLLLTVGRWLDLLGILISLLGELWCLVGVRTMLDLCQIQDFPSQRPSVSAPSRPRPSAPAQPSGTASS, from the exons ATGTTCTCCCTGCCGTCCCTCTCCTCCTGGCTCCCCGGCCTCCCCTCCCTCGAGTGGGGCTCTGGCCTCCTCGACTCCTTCCTGCAAG GCCTCATCGGGGCCTGCGGAGTCTCAGTCCTGAACAGCCTCCTGAAGGTCTACTTCTTCGTGGGCTGTGCCAA CATCCCGGAGCGGCAGCCAGAAAAGGAGCGGTTGCGGGCCCAGTGGGCCTTGCTGCAGACTGTGCACctggcagggctggccctgatcCTGACTGTCGTGGGGGCCCGGGTGGCCGCCCTGGTGGTGCTCGAGTTCTCCCTCCGGGCTGTCTCCACGCTGCTCTCCCTGGACAAG GGCTCCCAGGTCACCAAGAGGCTGCAGCTGTACCTGCTGTGCCAGTACTCGCTGGGCTGTGGGCTGACCTGCGGCCTGAGCTTCCTGCAGGAGGGCGCCCCTCACCGCACGCTGAACCTGCTGCTGGGCCTTGGCCTGGCCGCACTGCTTAGCACGGGTGCCCGGCGCCTCCGCCGCCACGTCTGCCGCCTCTACGAGCTGCACAGCAGCCAGCACTACTGTGGGGTCTGCCTGAGCCTGCTGGCCGGCGCTCACGGCCTCCCCCCGCTGCTGGGCCGAGCCCTGGCCGTGGCCTTTGCTGTGGGCGACCTGGCGGCCGTGGCCCTCATCAACAGGGACTTCCTGACCACCTCGGAGGCCGTGCGCTTCTGGACGCCGCTCACCATCTGCTACACCCTCCTGGTCATCTACATGCAGG AGGAGCAGCGGCAGCGCCCTGGCCTGCAGAGCCTGGTCCAGACGGTGCTGGTGCGCATGGGCGGCCTCTTCGTGCTGCTGCTGACTGTGGGCCGCTGGCTGGACCTCCTGGGCATCCTCATCTCCCTGCTGGGCGAGCTCTGGTGCCTGGTGGGCGTCCGCACCATGCTTGACCTTTGCCAGATACAG GATTTTCCATCCCAGAGGCCTTCAGTGTCAGCTCCAAGCCGGCCCCGGCCCTCCGCGCCTGCCCAGCCCTCGGGGACGGCTTCCTCCTGA